In Phocoena phocoena chromosome 19, mPhoPho1.1, whole genome shotgun sequence, a genomic segment contains:
- the SNX11 gene encoding LOW QUALITY PROTEIN: sorting nexin-11 (The sequence of the model RefSeq protein was modified relative to this genomic sequence to represent the inferred CDS: deleted 1 base in 1 codon): MGFWCRMLENQEQEEVITVRVQDPRVQNEGSWNSYVDYKIFLHTNSKAFTAKTSCVRRRYREFVWLRKQLQRNAGLVCCFLPRSGRRSSLSPSPGEEKDSFEVWAPVVDSEAPSLESPPLPPPSFPSCCGFARPDEGISAPQPVRRAMGGDRAVRLDPGQLETVLEK; the protein is encoded by the exons ATGGGCTTTTGGTGTAGAATGTTGGAGAACCAAGAGCAGGAG GAGGTGATCACTGTGCGTGTTCAGGACCCCCGCGTGCAGAATGAGGGCTCCTGG AATTCTTACGTGGATTATAAGATATTCCTTCAT ACCAACAGCAAGGCTTTTACTGCTAAGACTTCCTGTGTGCGTCGCCGCTACCGAGAGTTTGTGTGGCTGAGAAAGCAGCTACAGAGAAACGCTGGTTTAGT TTGCTGCTTTCTCCCAAGATCGGGCAGGAGGAGCTCTCTCTCACCGTCTCCTGGGGAAGAAAAGGACAGTTTCGAGGTGTGGGCTCCTGTTGTTGACTCTGAGGCTCCTTCCTTGGAGAgcccccctctcccacctccctcctttcCGTCATGCTGTGGTTTTGCAAGACCTGATGAGGGAATCTCTGCTCCTCAGCCTGTGAGGAGGGCCATGGGAGGGGACCGTGCAGTGCGTTTGGATCCTGGTCAGTTGGAAACAGTTTTGGAAAAGTGA